In a genomic window of Numenius arquata unplaced genomic scaffold, bNumArq3.hap1.1 HAP1_SCAFFOLD_906, whole genome shotgun sequence:
- the LOC141477829 gene encoding alpha-tectorin-like has translation MRQNLQFLGRSFFFSGFSRGKMGFGGMGMKPPVIFLLLVLGAAMDVPPAREKESLLYPYGPSQRDQKNPKLDDGTSKKVSLALPFTFYSKDYQSLYVNNNGVISFDTRISQYTPDPLPLADGRPFVAPYWADVDNVLGGDVFYRESTEPALLARVTRDINQYFPTTPFSATWAFVATWDHVAYYGSTTNKGNTFQAVLTTDTKTSFIILNYWDIQWTTGAASDGNAETGLGGIPAHAGFNSGDDTNFYNIPGSQTDAIINITQTSNVNVPGRWVFQVDDFKVTGVPTDVPKVADVNSCWL, from the exons GAATGGGGATGAAGCCCCCCGTGATTTTCCTCCTCCTGGTGTTGG GAGCCGCGATGGACGTCCCACCGGCACGAGAAAAAG AATCCTTGCTCTACCCCTACGGCCCCAGCCAGCGTGACCAGAAGAACCCCAAACTGGATGATGGGACGTCCAAGAAGGTCTCCCTGGCCCTGCCCTTCACCTTCTACAGCAAAGACTACCAAAGCCTTTAC GTGAACAACAACGGCGTCATCTCCTTCGACACCCGCATCAGCCAATACACCCCCGACCCCCTCCCATTGGCCGACGGGCGCCCCTTCGTGGCCCCCTATTGGGCGGACGTGGACAACGTGCTGGGAGGGGATGTCTTCTACCGCGAGAGCACCGAGCCCGCGCTGTTGGCCCGTGTCACCCGGGACATCAACCAGtacttccccaccacccccttcaGCGCCACGtgggctttcgtggccacctgggacCACGTGGCCTATTACGGCTCCACCACCAATAAG GGCAACACCTTCCAAGCCGTCCTGACCACCGACACCAAGACGTCTTTCATCATCCTCAACTACTGGGACATCCAGTGGACCACAGGGGCGGCCAGCGATGGGAACGCCGAAACGGGTCTTGGTGGGATCCCGGCCCAC GCCGGTTTCAACAGCGGAGACGACACCAACTTCTACAACATCCCGGGTTCCCAGACCGATGCCATCATCAACATCACCCAGACCTCCAACGTCAACGTCCCCGGGCGCTGGGTCTTCCAGGTGGATGACTTTAAGGTGACGGGTGTCCCCACCGATGTCCCCAAGGTGGCCGACGTCAACAGCTGCTGGTT GTAG